One window of the Granulicella arctica genome contains the following:
- a CDS encoding DoxX family protein: MTKSKTVIIAFWVVTSLFCLEMIFTAYWEWFTPQAAQAFARLGFPAASFRVELSVAKMLGVFSLLIPAIPTRLKEWAYAGFAFNLVSALIAHASIRDQHVAFAPSVITLLLGIGSYGLWRRSEHPQRSPVSAL; this comes from the coding sequence ATGACAAAATCAAAGACAGTAATAATTGCCTTCTGGGTAGTAACCTCGCTGTTCTGCTTGGAGATGATCTTCACTGCGTATTGGGAGTGGTTCACTCCGCAGGCGGCGCAGGCATTTGCGCGTCTTGGCTTTCCAGCGGCGTCATTCCGTGTGGAACTTTCCGTGGCAAAGATGCTGGGCGTTTTCTCGCTGCTGATTCCAGCGATACCCACTCGCCTGAAAGAGTGGGCCTACGCTGGTTTTGCATTCAACCTTGTATCGGCTCTGATCGCACACGCCTCCATTCGTGACCAGCATGTGGCGTTTGCGCCCTCAGTGATCACTCTTTTGCTTGGGATAGGTTCGTATGGGCTGTGGAGACGCTCGGAACACCCGCAGCGCTCACCGGTGTCCGCACTGTGA
- a CDS encoding DoxX family protein, whose product MKIAIVIARILLGFVFFASGIVSILKLGKMGGMPADATNFMTLMVEHNYTVFIALLMLIGGLLLLVGRFVPIGLVLLGPILVNILLFHILFRVPGIITGLICTALEVFLIWAYRISFRGLFAAAPVLS is encoded by the coding sequence ATGAAGATTGCTATAGTAATTGCCCGCATTTTGCTAGGATTCGTATTTTTTGCCTCGGGAATCGTCAGCATTCTGAAGCTCGGCAAGATGGGCGGAATGCCGGCGGACGCCACAAACTTCATGACCTTGATGGTGGAGCACAACTACACCGTGTTCATAGCCCTGCTCATGTTGATCGGCGGATTGCTGCTGCTGGTTGGCCGCTTCGTCCCGATCGGCCTCGTTCTCTTGGGCCCGATCCTGGTCAATATTTTGTTGTTCCACATCCTCTTTCGCGTCCCGGGTATTATCACGGGACTGATCTGCACAGCGCTTGAAGTTTTCCTGATCTGGGCATACAGGATCAGTTTCCGTGGGTTGTTTGCTGCGGCGCCGGTGCTCTCGTAG